The proteins below are encoded in one region of Flavobacterium nackdongense:
- a CDS encoding TetR/AcrR family transcriptional regulator, protein MDQILANIKIQVNTKLFVKDPETSALGKKIIEESIILIDSIGFEDFTFKKLGEKIGSNESSIYRYFESKHKMLLYLSSWYWGWIEYKLAFATINIDNPMERLKKGIVVVTEKIEDDASTLHVNEAILNKIIIQEFTKTLLTKEVDEENKEGFFLVYKRVINRILEMILEVNPNYEFAKSLSSSIVEGALHQHFLKDHLKTITNCSESISPTDFYINLVENLLKK, encoded by the coding sequence GTGGATCAGATTTTAGCAAATATTAAAATTCAGGTTAATACAAAGCTTTTTGTAAAAGACCCTGAAACTTCTGCACTAGGCAAAAAAATTATTGAAGAAAGCATCATTCTTATCGATAGCATCGGTTTTGAAGATTTTACTTTTAAGAAATTAGGAGAAAAAATTGGTTCGAACGAAAGCTCTATTTATCGCTATTTCGAAAGCAAACACAAAATGTTGTTGTATCTCTCTTCGTGGTATTGGGGTTGGATAGAATATAAACTGGCGTTCGCCACCATCAACATCGACAATCCTATGGAACGGCTTAAAAAGGGTATTGTCGTGGTAACAGAAAAAATCGAAGATGACGCATCCACTTTACACGTTAACGAAGCGATTTTGAATAAAATCATCATACAAGAATTCACTAAAACTTTATTGACCAAGGAGGTCGACGAAGAGAACAAGGAAGGCTTTTTCTTGGTTTATAAAAGAGTCATTAATCGGATTTTAGAAATGATTCTTGAGGTCAATCCAAATTACGAATTTGCAAAAAGCTTGTCGTCCTCGATCGTTGAAGGGGCGCTGCATCAGCATTTTTTAAAAGACCATTTAAAAACCATAACCAATTGCAGCGAAAGTATTAGTCCAACCGATTTTTACATCAACTTAGTAGAAAATTTACTTAAAAAATAA